Proteins encoded by one window of Lycium barbarum isolate Lr01 chromosome 11, ASM1917538v2, whole genome shotgun sequence:
- the LOC132616870 gene encoding uncharacterized protein LOC132616870 isoform X1 has product MSDSMAEIESDQILGDKRPPDDRMSEGLEGPISKKARGVMISNVKGVAEMVLVLAAMGKMRGGKGPTDAEKEMVEEARERLAKVCVKFAPKDVFPRDGFGGVIEDLGLNKLKEQSIGYWPPKMSIAEKLLVAKRKMEKMQGFSRPSASYSSQRSQTAVGAATESHNASHIKTFPQPSHAVNSSGSFQPASPMGRGTHVSSAALPYQLPTSEVRPLMTGGVVSGNLVRDSSSVAPPRVGRPHFQMDGRQSGSSHALQVQAIAGNHSTVRTPTWSVLPASVSAVRPGADNKVTPHATIKVEGGADVRSTMAPHATIKIEGDADVRSTMAQVTTPRPFITQSTSGNSPSTYPHLQGTTFIQAPLRSNTHSEIGKIVQKFLQPLLPERPAWTVPSRDYMNRALTCQMCSSTINEVDNVLVCDACDKGYHLKCLQTTNQKSVPRGEWHCGKCLSITNGKPLPPKYGRVMRNINSSKMPTITAAVQSSPDRKAFGPDKKVIQSKIMGNGNVALQNSNGMANNLNQLPSGPKMEKDKRMGGTDNVSGKGNVESQVSSATCPSNLASGICSNNLTSRICSNNLTVPSNDNSFSPACSMIDRSFEEKVVEVKSQPPAKSETVSISFDHSQALTQLQANGHAWVANSVEIPSQQFPGSQSMVSDAKQSRASLANSSSDECRRENQGVGLTNLAETPIASNGGADCVSSTSDPVESVDWIGSVLQVADEKQYYQSCRCNGFIYNVQEYAVIRFEDERLVPSKLLAMWEDLKAGKKWVTVNRCYFPRDLPHAVGRPCSLESNEVYLSNCSSTVMASQIQGPCDVLPLSKFNEERERISHLETRPNGGLRPLYLCKWIYDESKGLFRDVSC; this is encoded by the exons atgtctg atTCGATGGCTGAGATTGAATCAGATCAAATTCTGGGAGACAAAAGGCCGCCGGATGATAGAATGTCAGAAGGATTAGAAGGTCCAATTTCGAAGAAGGCGAGGGGAGTGATGATTAGTAATGTGAAGGGAGTTGCTGAAATGGTACTTGTATTGGCAGCTATGGGAAAAATGAGAGGAGGTAAGGGTCCCACTGATGCAGAAAAGGAAATGGTGGAGGAGGCTAGAGAGAGATTGGCGAAAGTATGTGTGAAATTTGCGCCGAAAGATGTGTTTCCAAGAGATGGTTTTGGTGGTGTTATTGAGGATCTTGGGCTTAATAAGCTGAAGGAGCAGAGTATAGGTTATTGGCCTCCCAAAATGTCTATTGCTGAAAAGTTATTGGTTGCCAAAAGAAAG ATGGAAAAGATGCAGGGATTTTCTCGACCCTCTGCCAGCTATTCATCTCAAAGGTCTCAAACTGCAGTGGGTGCAGCAACTGAAAGCCATAATGCGTCACATATTAAAACGTTTCCTCAACCAAGTCATGCAGTAAATTCATCAGGAAGCTTCCAACCTGCTTCACCTATGGGACGTGGGACTCACGTAAGTTCTGCAGCTTTGCCTTATCAGCTGCCCACCAGTGAGGTCAGGCCTTTAATGACCGGTGGAGTGGTCTCTGGTAATCTTGTAAGGGATTCTTCTTCAGTAGCACCTCCCAGAGTTGGAAGACCGCATTTCCAAATGGATGGACGACAAAGTGGATCTTCCCATGCATTGCAAGTTCAAG CAATTGCTGGCAATCACTCAACTGTCAGAACTCCAACTTGGTCGGTGCTACCTGCATCAGTTTCAGCAGTTAGACCTGGTGCAGATAACAAGGTGACACCACATGCAACTATTAAAGTTGAGGGAGGTGCTGATGTCAGGTCAACAATGGCACCACATGCAACTATTAAAATTGAGGGAGATGCTGATGTCAGGTCAACAATGGCACAAGTAACAACACCTAGGCCATTTATTACTCAGAGCACATCTGGAAATTCACCAAGCACATACCCTCATTTACAAGGCACGACCTTTATTCAGGCTCCTCTTCGGAGCAATACTCATTCTGAAATTGGAAAGATTGTTCAGAAATTTTTACAGCCCCTGCTTCCTGAGCGGCCTGCATGGACTGTGCCATCCCGTGATTACATGAATAGGGCTTTGACTTGCCAAATGTGCAGTTCAACAATAAATGAGGTTGACAATGTACTTGTTTGTGATGCTTGTGACAAAGGCTATCACTTAAAATGTCTCCAAACAACAAATCAAAAAAGTGTCCCTAGAGGGGAATGGCATTGTGGGAAGTGTTTGTCGATAACAAATGGCAAGCCGCTGCCCCCTAAATATGGTCGTGTGATGCGGAACATCAATTCCTCTAAAATGCCTACAATTACAGCAGCTGTTCAATCATCTCCAGATAGAAAAGCTTTTGGTCCGGACAAGAAGGTTATTCAGTCGAAGATAATGGGGAATGGAAATGTTGCCTTGCAGAATTCCAATGGCATGGCAAATAATCTTAACCAACTACCATCTGGGCCAAAGATGGAAAAAGACAAAAGAATGGGAGGAACTGATAATGTATCCGGTAAAGGAAATGTGGAGAGTCAAGTTTCTTCTGCGACCTGTCCAAGTAATTTGGCTTCGGGAATCTGTTCAAATAATTTGACTTCAAGAATCTGTTCAAATAATTTGACAGTGCCTTCCAATGATAACAGTTTCTCTCCTGCTTGCTCAATGATCGATAGATCTTTTGAAGAGAAGGTGGTTGAAGTAAAATCTCAGCCTCCTGCAAAATCTGAAACAGTTTCCATCTCATTTGATCACTCGCAAGCCCTTACTCAGCTGCAGGCCAATGGTCATGCTTGGGTAGCCAATAGTGTAGAGATTCCTTCCCAGCAGTTTCCTGGAAGTCAGTCCATGGTCAGTGATGCTAAGCAATCTAGAGCAAGTTTAGCTAATAGTTCAagcgatgaatgtagaagagaaAATCAAGGTGTCGGACTGACAAATCTTGCTGAAACTCCTATTGCCAGTAATGGGGGTGCTGACTGCGTTAGCTCTACATCAGATCCCGTTGAGAGCGTTGACTGGATTGGCAGTGTGCTCCAAGTTGCAGATGAGAAGCAATATTACCAATCTTGTCGCTGCAATGGGTTCATATACAATGTTCAGGAATATGCTGTTATTCGTTTTGAGGATGAGAGATTGGTTCCTTCAAAGCTTCTG GCTATGTGGGAGGATCTAAAAGCAGGAAAGAAATGGGTTACTGTCAATCGGTGTTACTTCCCAAGGGACTTGCCACATGCTGTAGGCCGTCCATGTAGCTTGGAAAGCAATGAG
- the LOC132616870 gene encoding uncharacterized protein LOC132616870 isoform X3, with product MSDSMAEIESDQILGDKRPPDDRMSEGLEGPISKKARGVMISNVKGVAEMVLVLAAMGKMRGGKGPTDAEKEMVEEARERLAKVCVKFAPKDVFPRDGFGGVIEDLGLNKLKEQSIGYWPPKMSIAEKLLVAKRKMEKMQGFSRPSASYSSQRSQTAVGAATESHNASHIKTFPQPSHAVNSSGSFQPASPMGRGTHVSSAALPYQLPTSEVRPLMTGGVVSGNLVRDSSSVAPPRVGRPHFQMDGRQSGSSHALQVQAIAGNHSTVRTPTWSVLPASVSAVRPGADNKVTPHATIKVEGGADVRSTMAPHATIKIEGDADVRSTMAQVTTPRPFITQSTSGNSPSTYPHLQGTTFIQAPLRSNTHSEIGKIVQKFLQPLLPERPAWTVPSRDYMNRALTCQMCSSTINEVDNVLVCDACDKGYHLKCLQTTNQKSVPRGEWHCGKCLSITNGKPLPPKYGRVMRNINSSKMPTITAAVQSSPDRKAFGPDKKVIQSKIMGNGNVALQNSNGMANNLNQLPSGPKMEKDKRMGGTDNVSGKGNVESQVSSATCPSNLASGICSNNLTSRICSNNLTVPSNDNSFSPACSMIDRSFEEKVVEVKSQPPAKSETVSISFDHSQALTQLQANGHAWVANSVEIPSQQFPGSQSMVSDAKQSRASLANSSSDECRRENQGVGLTNLAETPIASNGGADCVSSTSDPVESVDWIGSVLQVADEKQYYQSCRCNGFIYNVQEYAVIRFEDERLVPSKLLVYLSNCSSTVMASQIQGPCDVLPLSKFNEERERISHLETRPNGGLRPLYLCKWIYDESKGLFRDVSC from the exons atgtctg atTCGATGGCTGAGATTGAATCAGATCAAATTCTGGGAGACAAAAGGCCGCCGGATGATAGAATGTCAGAAGGATTAGAAGGTCCAATTTCGAAGAAGGCGAGGGGAGTGATGATTAGTAATGTGAAGGGAGTTGCTGAAATGGTACTTGTATTGGCAGCTATGGGAAAAATGAGAGGAGGTAAGGGTCCCACTGATGCAGAAAAGGAAATGGTGGAGGAGGCTAGAGAGAGATTGGCGAAAGTATGTGTGAAATTTGCGCCGAAAGATGTGTTTCCAAGAGATGGTTTTGGTGGTGTTATTGAGGATCTTGGGCTTAATAAGCTGAAGGAGCAGAGTATAGGTTATTGGCCTCCCAAAATGTCTATTGCTGAAAAGTTATTGGTTGCCAAAAGAAAG ATGGAAAAGATGCAGGGATTTTCTCGACCCTCTGCCAGCTATTCATCTCAAAGGTCTCAAACTGCAGTGGGTGCAGCAACTGAAAGCCATAATGCGTCACATATTAAAACGTTTCCTCAACCAAGTCATGCAGTAAATTCATCAGGAAGCTTCCAACCTGCTTCACCTATGGGACGTGGGACTCACGTAAGTTCTGCAGCTTTGCCTTATCAGCTGCCCACCAGTGAGGTCAGGCCTTTAATGACCGGTGGAGTGGTCTCTGGTAATCTTGTAAGGGATTCTTCTTCAGTAGCACCTCCCAGAGTTGGAAGACCGCATTTCCAAATGGATGGACGACAAAGTGGATCTTCCCATGCATTGCAAGTTCAAG CAATTGCTGGCAATCACTCAACTGTCAGAACTCCAACTTGGTCGGTGCTACCTGCATCAGTTTCAGCAGTTAGACCTGGTGCAGATAACAAGGTGACACCACATGCAACTATTAAAGTTGAGGGAGGTGCTGATGTCAGGTCAACAATGGCACCACATGCAACTATTAAAATTGAGGGAGATGCTGATGTCAGGTCAACAATGGCACAAGTAACAACACCTAGGCCATTTATTACTCAGAGCACATCTGGAAATTCACCAAGCACATACCCTCATTTACAAGGCACGACCTTTATTCAGGCTCCTCTTCGGAGCAATACTCATTCTGAAATTGGAAAGATTGTTCAGAAATTTTTACAGCCCCTGCTTCCTGAGCGGCCTGCATGGACTGTGCCATCCCGTGATTACATGAATAGGGCTTTGACTTGCCAAATGTGCAGTTCAACAATAAATGAGGTTGACAATGTACTTGTTTGTGATGCTTGTGACAAAGGCTATCACTTAAAATGTCTCCAAACAACAAATCAAAAAAGTGTCCCTAGAGGGGAATGGCATTGTGGGAAGTGTTTGTCGATAACAAATGGCAAGCCGCTGCCCCCTAAATATGGTCGTGTGATGCGGAACATCAATTCCTCTAAAATGCCTACAATTACAGCAGCTGTTCAATCATCTCCAGATAGAAAAGCTTTTGGTCCGGACAAGAAGGTTATTCAGTCGAAGATAATGGGGAATGGAAATGTTGCCTTGCAGAATTCCAATGGCATGGCAAATAATCTTAACCAACTACCATCTGGGCCAAAGATGGAAAAAGACAAAAGAATGGGAGGAACTGATAATGTATCCGGTAAAGGAAATGTGGAGAGTCAAGTTTCTTCTGCGACCTGTCCAAGTAATTTGGCTTCGGGAATCTGTTCAAATAATTTGACTTCAAGAATCTGTTCAAATAATTTGACAGTGCCTTCCAATGATAACAGTTTCTCTCCTGCTTGCTCAATGATCGATAGATCTTTTGAAGAGAAGGTGGTTGAAGTAAAATCTCAGCCTCCTGCAAAATCTGAAACAGTTTCCATCTCATTTGATCACTCGCAAGCCCTTACTCAGCTGCAGGCCAATGGTCATGCTTGGGTAGCCAATAGTGTAGAGATTCCTTCCCAGCAGTTTCCTGGAAGTCAGTCCATGGTCAGTGATGCTAAGCAATCTAGAGCAAGTTTAGCTAATAGTTCAagcgatgaatgtagaagagaaAATCAAGGTGTCGGACTGACAAATCTTGCTGAAACTCCTATTGCCAGTAATGGGGGTGCTGACTGCGTTAGCTCTACATCAGATCCCGTTGAGAGCGTTGACTGGATTGGCAGTGTGCTCCAAGTTGCAGATGAGAAGCAATATTACCAATCTTGTCGCTGCAATGGGTTCATATACAATGTTCAGGAATATGCTGTTATTCGTTTTGAGGATGAGAGATTGGTTCCTTCAAAGCTTCTG
- the LOC132616870 gene encoding uncharacterized protein LOC132616870 isoform X2, producing the protein MAEIESDQILGDKRPPDDRMSEGLEGPISKKARGVMISNVKGVAEMVLVLAAMGKMRGGKGPTDAEKEMVEEARERLAKVCVKFAPKDVFPRDGFGGVIEDLGLNKLKEQSIGYWPPKMSIAEKLLVAKRKMEKMQGFSRPSASYSSQRSQTAVGAATESHNASHIKTFPQPSHAVNSSGSFQPASPMGRGTHVSSAALPYQLPTSEVRPLMTGGVVSGNLVRDSSSVAPPRVGRPHFQMDGRQSGSSHALQVQAIAGNHSTVRTPTWSVLPASVSAVRPGADNKVTPHATIKVEGGADVRSTMAPHATIKIEGDADVRSTMAQVTTPRPFITQSTSGNSPSTYPHLQGTTFIQAPLRSNTHSEIGKIVQKFLQPLLPERPAWTVPSRDYMNRALTCQMCSSTINEVDNVLVCDACDKGYHLKCLQTTNQKSVPRGEWHCGKCLSITNGKPLPPKYGRVMRNINSSKMPTITAAVQSSPDRKAFGPDKKVIQSKIMGNGNVALQNSNGMANNLNQLPSGPKMEKDKRMGGTDNVSGKGNVESQVSSATCPSNLASGICSNNLTSRICSNNLTVPSNDNSFSPACSMIDRSFEEKVVEVKSQPPAKSETVSISFDHSQALTQLQANGHAWVANSVEIPSQQFPGSQSMVSDAKQSRASLANSSSDECRRENQGVGLTNLAETPIASNGGADCVSSTSDPVESVDWIGSVLQVADEKQYYQSCRCNGFIYNVQEYAVIRFEDERLVPSKLLAMWEDLKAGKKWVTVNRCYFPRDLPHAVGRPCSLESNEVYLSNCSSTVMASQIQGPCDVLPLSKFNEERERISHLETRPNGGLRPLYLCKWIYDESKGLFRDVSC; encoded by the exons ATGGCTGAGATTGAATCAGATCAAATTCTGGGAGACAAAAGGCCGCCGGATGATAGAATGTCAGAAGGATTAGAAGGTCCAATTTCGAAGAAGGCGAGGGGAGTGATGATTAGTAATGTGAAGGGAGTTGCTGAAATGGTACTTGTATTGGCAGCTATGGGAAAAATGAGAGGAGGTAAGGGTCCCACTGATGCAGAAAAGGAAATGGTGGAGGAGGCTAGAGAGAGATTGGCGAAAGTATGTGTGAAATTTGCGCCGAAAGATGTGTTTCCAAGAGATGGTTTTGGTGGTGTTATTGAGGATCTTGGGCTTAATAAGCTGAAGGAGCAGAGTATAGGTTATTGGCCTCCCAAAATGTCTATTGCTGAAAAGTTATTGGTTGCCAAAAGAAAG ATGGAAAAGATGCAGGGATTTTCTCGACCCTCTGCCAGCTATTCATCTCAAAGGTCTCAAACTGCAGTGGGTGCAGCAACTGAAAGCCATAATGCGTCACATATTAAAACGTTTCCTCAACCAAGTCATGCAGTAAATTCATCAGGAAGCTTCCAACCTGCTTCACCTATGGGACGTGGGACTCACGTAAGTTCTGCAGCTTTGCCTTATCAGCTGCCCACCAGTGAGGTCAGGCCTTTAATGACCGGTGGAGTGGTCTCTGGTAATCTTGTAAGGGATTCTTCTTCAGTAGCACCTCCCAGAGTTGGAAGACCGCATTTCCAAATGGATGGACGACAAAGTGGATCTTCCCATGCATTGCAAGTTCAAG CAATTGCTGGCAATCACTCAACTGTCAGAACTCCAACTTGGTCGGTGCTACCTGCATCAGTTTCAGCAGTTAGACCTGGTGCAGATAACAAGGTGACACCACATGCAACTATTAAAGTTGAGGGAGGTGCTGATGTCAGGTCAACAATGGCACCACATGCAACTATTAAAATTGAGGGAGATGCTGATGTCAGGTCAACAATGGCACAAGTAACAACACCTAGGCCATTTATTACTCAGAGCACATCTGGAAATTCACCAAGCACATACCCTCATTTACAAGGCACGACCTTTATTCAGGCTCCTCTTCGGAGCAATACTCATTCTGAAATTGGAAAGATTGTTCAGAAATTTTTACAGCCCCTGCTTCCTGAGCGGCCTGCATGGACTGTGCCATCCCGTGATTACATGAATAGGGCTTTGACTTGCCAAATGTGCAGTTCAACAATAAATGAGGTTGACAATGTACTTGTTTGTGATGCTTGTGACAAAGGCTATCACTTAAAATGTCTCCAAACAACAAATCAAAAAAGTGTCCCTAGAGGGGAATGGCATTGTGGGAAGTGTTTGTCGATAACAAATGGCAAGCCGCTGCCCCCTAAATATGGTCGTGTGATGCGGAACATCAATTCCTCTAAAATGCCTACAATTACAGCAGCTGTTCAATCATCTCCAGATAGAAAAGCTTTTGGTCCGGACAAGAAGGTTATTCAGTCGAAGATAATGGGGAATGGAAATGTTGCCTTGCAGAATTCCAATGGCATGGCAAATAATCTTAACCAACTACCATCTGGGCCAAAGATGGAAAAAGACAAAAGAATGGGAGGAACTGATAATGTATCCGGTAAAGGAAATGTGGAGAGTCAAGTTTCTTCTGCGACCTGTCCAAGTAATTTGGCTTCGGGAATCTGTTCAAATAATTTGACTTCAAGAATCTGTTCAAATAATTTGACAGTGCCTTCCAATGATAACAGTTTCTCTCCTGCTTGCTCAATGATCGATAGATCTTTTGAAGAGAAGGTGGTTGAAGTAAAATCTCAGCCTCCTGCAAAATCTGAAACAGTTTCCATCTCATTTGATCACTCGCAAGCCCTTACTCAGCTGCAGGCCAATGGTCATGCTTGGGTAGCCAATAGTGTAGAGATTCCTTCCCAGCAGTTTCCTGGAAGTCAGTCCATGGTCAGTGATGCTAAGCAATCTAGAGCAAGTTTAGCTAATAGTTCAagcgatgaatgtagaagagaaAATCAAGGTGTCGGACTGACAAATCTTGCTGAAACTCCTATTGCCAGTAATGGGGGTGCTGACTGCGTTAGCTCTACATCAGATCCCGTTGAGAGCGTTGACTGGATTGGCAGTGTGCTCCAAGTTGCAGATGAGAAGCAATATTACCAATCTTGTCGCTGCAATGGGTTCATATACAATGTTCAGGAATATGCTGTTATTCGTTTTGAGGATGAGAGATTGGTTCCTTCAAAGCTTCTG GCTATGTGGGAGGATCTAAAAGCAGGAAAGAAATGGGTTACTGTCAATCGGTGTTACTTCCCAAGGGACTTGCCACATGCTGTAGGCCGTCCATGTAGCTTGGAAAGCAATGAG